From Coturnix japonica isolate 7356 chromosome 1, Coturnix japonica 2.1, whole genome shotgun sequence, the proteins below share one genomic window:
- the LOC107307139 gene encoding lysozyme g isoform X2 translates to MLRKNDAMRLVLTLLGLTALLGVCHGRTDCYGSVSRINTPGASCKTAKPEGLNYCGVQASKKIAERDLGSMNRYKALIKRAGEALCIEPALIAGIISRESHAGKVLKNGWGDNGNGFGLMQVDKRYHKIEGTWNGETHIRQGTRILIDMIKKIQRKFPRWTRDQQLKGGISAYNAGTGNVRSYDRMDIGTTHDDYSNDVVARAQYFKQNGY, encoded by the exons GTGTCTGCCATGGCCGCACGGACTGCTATGGCAGCGTAAGCAGAATCAATACCCCGGGGGCTTCATGCAAAACTGCGAAACCAGAGGGCTTAAACTACTGTG GAGTTCAAGCTTCAAAGAAGATTGCTGAACGGGACCTAGGGAGTATGAATAGATACAAAGCACTCATTAAGAGAGCTGGTGAAGCATTATGTATTGAGCCTGCTCTGATTGCTGGCATCATCTCTCGGGAATCCCATGCTGGCAAAGTACTGAAGAATGGCTGGGGTGACAATGGAAATGGATTTGGTTTAATGCAG GTTGACAAAAGATACCATAAAATTGAGGGAACATGGAATGGAGAAACCCATATCAGGCAGGGCACGAGAATACTTATCGACatgataaagaaaatacagagaaaattccCGCGCTGGACAAGGGATCAACAGCTAAAAG GTGGGATTTCTGCCTACAATGCTGGAACAGGGAATGTCCGAAGCTATGATAGAATGGACATCGGCACTACCCATGATGACTACAGCAATGACGTGGTTGCTCGAGCACAGTATTTTAAGCAGAATGGATACTAG